The Aliivibrio fischeri genome contains a region encoding:
- a CDS encoding RidA family protein: MDIQRINPSEKWSDVTVFNKMAHFVEVAEDETADMLGQTEQVFAQAEAMLASVNSDKSRLVSVTIYVTDFANLAVFNEAWIKWLPEGCAPSRACLKVELADPNYLVEIAFVAAVK; the protein is encoded by the coding sequence ATGGATATTCAACGTATTAACCCAAGCGAAAAATGGTCTGATGTAACAGTATTTAATAAAATGGCTCATTTTGTTGAAGTGGCAGAAGATGAAACGGCAGATATGCTAGGCCAAACTGAGCAAGTATTCGCTCAAGCTGAAGCGATGCTAGCAAGTGTAAATAGTGATAAGTCTCGTTTAGTATCGGTTACTATTTATGTAACTGATTTTGCTAATCTAGCCGTATTTAATGAAGCATGGATAAAGTGGTTACCAGAAGGGTGTGCTCCAAGCCGTGCGTGTTTAAAAGTAGAGCTTGCTGATCCTAATTACTTAGTTGAAATCGCATTCGTTGCAGCAGTTAAGTAA
- a CDS encoding histone deacetylase: protein MLALIYHPIYSQLALPDGHRYPIQKYQRLYQAIQSHYSDELYCCFEPIPLSIEAIKQIHEENYVNALVTGTLPAAKMRRIGFPWSKSLIERTLLSASGTCLTVDKALENGSAIHLSGGYHHAHYDFGSGFCLVNDLVIAAHHGLNKDSIDKVLIIDSDVHHGDGTATLCADRGDIITLSFHCDKNFPARKPTSDYDVPLAIGTQDNEFLEAFEQIVEMAINHHQPDLIIYDAGVDIHIDDELGYLNISTEGLYQRDKFMRNITAQKGIPIACVVGGGYRSNHEDLVEPHLQLIRAFVN, encoded by the coding sequence ATGTTGGCGTTAATTTATCATCCGATATATTCTCAGTTGGCTCTGCCTGATGGGCACCGTTATCCTATTCAAAAGTATCAGCGTTTGTATCAAGCTATTCAGTCTCATTATTCTGATGAGCTTTACTGCTGTTTCGAACCAATACCGTTATCTATTGAAGCAATTAAACAAATCCATGAAGAAAACTATGTAAATGCGTTAGTTACTGGAACTTTACCTGCAGCTAAAATGCGACGAATTGGTTTTCCTTGGAGCAAATCATTAATTGAGAGAACACTACTGTCAGCCTCTGGTACTTGTCTAACTGTTGATAAAGCATTAGAAAATGGCAGTGCTATACATTTAAGCGGTGGCTACCATCATGCTCATTATGATTTTGGTAGCGGTTTCTGTTTAGTTAATGATTTAGTTATTGCAGCACATCACGGATTAAACAAAGACAGCATAGATAAAGTATTAATTATTGATAGTGATGTTCACCATGGTGATGGAACCGCGACACTTTGTGCAGACAGAGGTGACATCATCACGCTCTCTTTTCATTGTGATAAAAACTTTCCAGCGCGAAAACCTACCTCTGATTATGACGTCCCGTTAGCTATTGGCACTCAAGATAATGAATTTTTAGAGGCGTTTGAGCAGATTGTTGAAATGGCAATTAATCATCATCAGCCTGATCTTATTATTTATGATGCAGGTGTAGATATTCATATTGATGATGAATTAGGTTATTTAAATATATCAACAGAAGGATTGTATCAACGAGATAAATTTATGAGGAATATTACAGCACAAAAGGGGATCCCTATTGCTTGTGTTGTTGGTGGTGGATACAGGAGTAATCACGAAGACTTAGTTGAACCGCATTTGCAATTGATACGTGCATTTGTTAATTAA
- a CDS encoding substrate-binding domain-containing protein, protein MATIKDVAKEAGVSVATVSRVVNKSPKASKAAIKSVNAAMTKLGYRPNANARALVSKSTNTIGVLVADVSDPFFGSLIKAVDGVARANNKHLLIGNGYHNAEVEKEAIELLIHNRCESLIIHSKGLSDEELIQFSQEVPGLVIINRHIPQIANKCIYLDNQLGSRLATEHLIESGHQHLAYINSNQQIDDCIDRKHGFIQALEKHELTINNSLLSEDEPTDEGGEKAMNELIKNKQSFTGVVCYNDYMAAGAIAALEKAGISVPEQVSIIGFDNGLIAKYLHPKLTTIDYPISEMASQAAMLSLLLAKDEKPETEKKVYTPTLIKRNSVHTL, encoded by the coding sequence ATGGCAACCATTAAAGACGTAGCAAAAGAAGCTGGTGTATCTGTTGCCACCGTTTCTCGTGTAGTAAATAAATCACCTAAAGCCAGTAAAGCAGCCATAAAATCTGTTAATGCTGCAATGACAAAACTCGGCTACCGACCTAATGCTAATGCTCGTGCTTTAGTCAGTAAAAGTACCAATACTATTGGGGTATTAGTTGCAGATGTTTCTGACCCATTTTTTGGATCTTTAATCAAAGCCGTTGATGGTGTAGCTAGAGCCAACAACAAGCATTTATTAATTGGTAATGGCTATCACAATGCTGAAGTTGAGAAAGAGGCCATAGAACTATTAATCCACAACCGTTGTGAATCTCTGATTATTCACTCTAAAGGATTAAGTGATGAGGAATTAATTCAATTTTCACAAGAAGTACCTGGATTAGTCATTATTAATCGTCATATCCCTCAAATAGCTAATAAATGTATTTATCTAGATAACCAACTTGGGTCAAGACTTGCCACAGAACACCTTATTGAAAGTGGTCACCAACATTTAGCCTACATTAACTCTAATCAACAAATTGATGATTGTATTGATCGAAAGCACGGTTTTATTCAAGCCTTAGAAAAGCATGAACTGACCATTAATAATTCTTTATTGAGTGAAGATGAACCCACTGACGAAGGGGGTGAAAAAGCGATGAATGAATTAATTAAAAATAAACAATCATTTACGGGTGTTGTTTGTTATAACGATTACATGGCAGCTGGAGCTATTGCTGCTCTTGAAAAAGCAGGTATTTCAGTACCAGAACAGGTTTCCATTATTGGTTTCGATAACGGTCTAATTGCCAAATATCTACACCCTAAATTAACAACCATTGACTACCCTATTAGTGAGATGGCCTCACAAGCTGCCATGTTATCGCTATTGCTAGCAAAAGATGAAAAACCAGAAACAGAGAAAAAAGTATATACACCAACACTCATTAAACGTAACTCAGTACATACTCTATAG
- a CDS encoding ATP-binding protein, giving the protein MNNNMSLKKKSILALACYVCFLIAVIGSVTYYVVEPPIRENLENNLDLRTQLLAREIEDPLNQSLSTLHALVGVAVSGYSKNVLEDMIYSVFKESDDIIISGGIWPEPNTLEPSKKLASIFFSRDDAGKISLINDYNLSSNTPYQQESWYTSVSHENSSQNISWSEVYIDPFTKQKMITASQPYFENNQFVGVATIDISLKGLIGVIESQAEKHQLGISIYDGRTIITEYKFSVNKNMYVVERLMSELNWELKVVNSVLTVADETFAQVVNIELGIVPILLACVILAYYFINRSLINPIVLISRQVNERESSEKIDINYSYKDEIGDLIYSFNQKTEYLEIEKTKAEALAKAKSSFLANMSHEIRTPLNGIIGMSDILAETDLTPVQSEYVETIDTSSQTLLLLINDILDLSKIESGNLVIVPQESNVEEVAYDTLTVILSKATEKGLALQVDIANDLPELVMLDEHRLRQVLMNLMSNAVKFTQDGAVILSINYQQKENGRGLLFFSIKDTGIGISKDKCEQIFEPFTQEDSSITRQFGGTGLGLAICRQLVEMLGGELKVDSEKGFGSKFHFILDVEVIEPTHKGLEEYAQSSCVIVGNHMLYATQLEMECKKLGINSRIVQKFVPQDDLISQSDVVIYCQKSSSEALNHVRLMNEYKHRPAIIICKKHQDEKVDFERTIEGVITYPLLGKRFYKVMKQAFIASGSFSEIEQENTQCDKLEIDQVIKEPHEIGNTSSVEKTVLVVEDNAINQKVASLLLKKAGFSVEIANNGQEALDMVMAKTSSYSLVLMDCMMPIMDGFAATEAIRKWEENQEQKRLPIIALTASVFVEDIDKCYQSGMDDYVAKPFRKELILEKLEAYT; this is encoded by the coding sequence ATGAATAATAATATGTCATTAAAGAAAAAGAGCATTCTTGCTTTAGCTTGCTATGTTTGCTTCTTAATTGCGGTTATTGGTAGTGTTACCTATTATGTTGTTGAACCTCCTATTCGTGAAAACCTTGAGAATAACCTCGATTTACGCACTCAGCTTTTAGCAAGAGAAATTGAGGACCCACTGAATCAATCTCTTTCAACGCTGCATGCTCTTGTCGGTGTTGCTGTAAGTGGTTACTCTAAAAATGTTCTTGAAGATATGATTTATTCTGTTTTTAAAGAAAGTGACGACATTATAATTAGTGGTGGGATCTGGCCTGAGCCAAATACGCTTGAGCCATCTAAGAAGCTAGCCAGTATTTTCTTCTCACGAGATGATGCAGGGAAAATTAGTCTTATAAATGATTACAACCTTTCAAGTAACACGCCTTACCAACAAGAATCATGGTATACGTCAGTGTCTCATGAAAACAGCAGTCAGAACATTTCATGGTCAGAAGTTTACATAGATCCTTTTACTAAACAGAAAATGATTACCGCATCACAACCTTATTTTGAAAATAATCAATTTGTTGGTGTGGCAACCATTGATATTTCATTGAAAGGATTAATAGGTGTTATTGAATCACAAGCAGAGAAGCATCAGTTAGGTATATCTATTTATGATGGGCGTACAATCATTACAGAGTATAAGTTTTCCGTTAATAAAAACATGTACGTTGTTGAACGTCTAATGAGTGAACTTAATTGGGAGTTGAAAGTTGTTAATTCCGTTCTTACTGTAGCTGATGAGACTTTTGCTCAGGTTGTCAATATTGAATTAGGTATTGTACCTATTTTGTTGGCTTGTGTGATTTTGGCTTATTACTTTATTAACCGAAGCTTAATTAATCCAATCGTCTTGATTTCACGACAAGTAAATGAAAGAGAATCAAGTGAAAAAATTGATATTAATTATAGCTATAAAGATGAAATTGGTGATTTGATATATTCATTTAATCAGAAAACAGAATATTTAGAAATTGAAAAAACAAAAGCAGAAGCGTTAGCAAAAGCCAAAAGTTCGTTTTTAGCCAATATGTCTCATGAAATACGAACACCATTAAATGGCATTATTGGTATGTCAGATATTTTAGCAGAAACTGATTTAACACCGGTTCAGTCTGAATATGTTGAAACCATTGATACTTCATCACAAACATTGCTTTTATTAATTAATGACATTCTTGATTTATCAAAAATAGAATCTGGAAATTTAGTTATTGTCCCTCAAGAATCGAATGTTGAAGAAGTTGCCTACGATACTCTGACTGTCATTTTGAGCAAAGCGACGGAAAAAGGCTTGGCGTTACAAGTTGACATTGCTAATGATTTACCTGAACTCGTCATGCTTGATGAACATCGATTGCGCCAAGTACTGATGAACTTAATGTCTAATGCCGTTAAATTTACTCAGGATGGAGCCGTCATTTTATCCATTAATTATCAACAGAAAGAGAATGGAAGAGGGTTATTATTCTTTTCAATTAAAGATACGGGCATTGGAATTAGCAAAGATAAATGTGAACAGATTTTTGAACCGTTTACGCAAGAAGATAGCTCAATAACTCGTCAGTTTGGTGGAACGGGTCTAGGGTTGGCAATATGTCGCCAGTTAGTTGAAATGCTTGGTGGTGAGTTGAAAGTTGATTCAGAAAAAGGGTTTGGAAGTAAATTTCATTTCATATTAGATGTTGAGGTGATTGAGCCAACACATAAAGGATTAGAAGAATATGCTCAGTCCTCATGTGTCATTGTGGGTAATCATATGCTTTATGCAACTCAGCTTGAGATGGAATGTAAAAAGTTGGGAATTAATAGCAGAATCGTCCAAAAATTTGTTCCGCAGGATGATCTAATCAGTCAAAGTGATGTGGTTATTTATTGTCAAAAATCCTCTTCAGAGGCATTAAATCATGTGAGGTTAATGAATGAGTATAAGCATCGACCAGCGATTATCATTTGTAAAAAGCATCAAGATGAAAAGGTGGATTTTGAACGTACAATTGAAGGTGTCATTACTTATCCATTACTTGGTAAACGTTTTTATAAGGTAATGAAGCAAGCGTTTATTGCGAGTGGATCTTTCTCTGAAATAGAGCAAGAAAATACACAATGCGATAAATTAGAGATTGACCAAGTTATAAAAGAACCACATGAAATAGGAAATACATCAAGTGTTGAAAAAACCGTTCTTGTTGTTGAAGATAACGCCATTAATCAAAAAGTAGCGTCATTATTACTTAAAAAAGCCGGATTTTCTGTTGAAATCGCTAATAATGGGCAAGAAGCATTAGATATGGTTATGGCAAAAACGTCGTCTTATAGTTTGGTTCTTATGGATTGTATGATGCCTATAATGGATGGATTTGCTGCGACTGAAGCGATAAGAAAGTGGGAAGAGAATCAAGAACAGAAACGTTTACCTATCATTGCGCTAACCGCAAGTGTTTTCGTTGAAGATATAGACAAATGCTACCAATCGGGCATGGATGATTATGTAGCAAAACCATTTAGAAAAGAGCTTATACTAGAAAAACTGGAAGCGTATACATAA
- the brnQ gene encoding branched-chain amino acid transport system II carrier protein, which produces MNRRDLAAIGFMTFALFLGAGNLIYPPLMAQQAGENWLIAIVGFLLTAVGLPAFTLVVLGRLSSADKLTALLPKWMDRSFWFLVLTTLGPAFVLPRAVTVAYEMGVKPFYSGNGLMVFSALFCALTLWLALKPGKLVDYIGKVMTPALIAMLAVLVIAALVNPLGEPSQAIEVYQQAPAVNGLIQGYMTLDAIAAVAFGWVIIQTIRSKGIEEKKAISYYTIRIAVIYSVLMSLCYLAMGYLGSTSSEIAPSATNGGEILTRYAAGEFGMLGQILLAAITLMACLTTTIGLTNANSEYYKNTYGVTFKVSATVIMVLTAIISNFGLETIIEVSLPAILILCPIAISLIIAMVLIFEKSESNALTISMSHTAVVCIAALFGTIDALHILGKLPESMTAFCEQWLPLFSSHTSWLLPVFITIFVHKLFNKTVLKNVAVNN; this is translated from the coding sequence GTGAACAGAAGAGATCTCGCTGCTATTGGCTTTATGACCTTCGCCTTGTTTTTAGGTGCTGGCAATCTAATTTATCCACCATTAATGGCTCAACAAGCAGGTGAAAACTGGTTGATTGCTATTGTTGGCTTTTTACTTACTGCCGTTGGTCTACCTGCATTTACACTTGTCGTGTTAGGGCGTTTATCTTCTGCTGATAAATTAACAGCGCTATTACCTAAATGGATGGACCGTTCATTTTGGTTTTTAGTTTTAACCACTTTAGGCCCTGCATTTGTATTACCTCGAGCTGTAACTGTTGCTTATGAAATGGGGGTAAAGCCTTTCTATTCTGGTAATGGCTTAATGGTTTTTTCTGCTTTATTTTGTGCATTAACGCTGTGGTTAGCACTAAAGCCGGGTAAGTTAGTTGATTATATTGGTAAAGTGATGACACCTGCTTTAATCGCTATGCTAGCAGTATTGGTTATTGCAGCATTAGTAAATCCTTTAGGGGAACCAAGCCAAGCGATTGAAGTATATCAACAAGCTCCTGCGGTGAATGGTTTAATTCAGGGTTACATGACATTAGATGCTATTGCTGCAGTTGCGTTTGGTTGGGTGATTATTCAAACTATTCGCAGTAAAGGAATTGAAGAGAAAAAAGCGATTTCTTATTACACCATTCGTATTGCGGTTATTTATTCTGTTTTAATGTCGTTATGTTATTTAGCTATGGGCTATTTGGGTTCTACATCATCTGAAATTGCACCAAGTGCAACCAATGGTGGTGAGATCTTAACGCGTTATGCTGCAGGTGAGTTTGGTATGTTAGGTCAAATTTTATTAGCTGCAATTACATTAATGGCTTGCTTAACGACAACCATCGGCCTAACAAATGCAAACTCAGAGTATTATAAAAATACTTACGGAGTTACATTTAAAGTTAGTGCAACAGTGATCATGGTATTAACGGCAATTATTTCAAACTTCGGTCTAGAAACTATCATTGAAGTAAGTCTTCCAGCGATTTTAATTTTGTGTCCTATTGCGATTTCATTGATCATCGCTATGGTGTTAATTTTTGAAAAATCAGAATCAAATGCGTTAACGATTTCAATGAGCCACACTGCTGTTGTATGTATTGCAGCGCTGTTTGGTACAATTGATGCCTTACATATTTTAGGTAAGTTGCCTGAAAGTATGACAGCGTTTTGTGAACAATGGCTACCGTTGTTCTCATCACATACATCTTGGCTATTACCTGTCTTTATAACTATTTTTGTTCATAAGCTGTTTAATAAAACAGTGTTAAAGAACGTTGCAGTAAATAATTAG
- a CDS encoding ACT domain-containing protein, with product MSGILELDKLLKTMKPELLTQEYVFCCVKGELKEYISLNSIGSFVEQEGLTLVLEKDVALKENIPFEGVFRQITLTVHSSLDAVGLTAAVSTKLASKGISANVVAAFYHDHIFVQSSKAELALSALKEIE from the coding sequence ATGTCAGGAATTTTAGAATTAGATAAACTGCTTAAAACAATGAAGCCAGAACTGTTAACTCAAGAGTATGTGTTTTGCTGTGTGAAAGGGGAGCTGAAAGAATATATTAGCTTAAACTCTATTGGGAGTTTTGTTGAGCAAGAAGGATTAACCTTAGTTTTAGAGAAAGACGTTGCTCTTAAGGAAAACATCCCATTTGAAGGGGTATTTCGTCAAATAACGTTAACGGTTCATTCAAGTTTAGATGCTGTAGGTCTCACTGCCGCTGTATCAACCAAATTAGCATCAAAAGGGATAAGTGCGAATGTGGTGGCTGCGTTTTATCATGATCATATTTTTGTTCAATCTAGTAAGGCTGAGTTGGCATTATCAGCGTTAAAAGAGATCGAATAA
- a CDS encoding TetR/AcrR family transcriptional regulator — MQKKLTRSQQKHLDIINAAKEEFIEFGFLAANMDRITASAEVSKRTLYRHFESKEVLFESVLTIINDSVNESISYHFDPNKSTEEQLTEIAYKEIDVLYNTYGIALARTIVMEFLRQPEMAKTLIQNIYSIRAITQWFRSAIEAKRLKDADPKLMTDVYVSLFQGLFFWPQVMHLDLEPHGEELSQKIETLTSIFIQSYEIK; from the coding sequence ATGCAAAAGAAATTGACAAGATCGCAGCAAAAACACTTAGATATCATTAACGCAGCAAAAGAAGAGTTTATTGAATTCGGCTTTTTAGCCGCGAATATGGATAGGATTACCGCGTCTGCAGAAGTGTCTAAACGAACGCTTTATCGACACTTTGAAAGTAAAGAAGTATTGTTTGAATCAGTATTGACCATTATTAATGACTCAGTGAACGAAAGTATCTCTTATCATTTTGACCCAAATAAGAGTACGGAAGAGCAGTTAACAGAGATTGCTTATAAAGAGATTGATGTTCTTTATAATACTTATGGGATAGCTTTAGCTCGAACAATCGTGATGGAGTTTCTACGTCAACCAGAAATGGCCAAAACGCTTATCCAAAATATCTATAGTATCCGAGCTATTACCCAGTGGTTTAGAAGTGCAATTGAAGCGAAAAGACTTAAAGATGCAGATCCAAAACTAATGACAGATGTGTATGTCAGTTTGTTTCAAGGGTTATTTTTTTGGCCTCAAGTAATGCATTTAGATCTAGAGCCTCACGGGGAAGAGCTAAGTCAAAAAATAGAAACATTAACCAGCATTTTTATTCAAAGCTATGAAATAAAATGA
- a CDS encoding efflux RND transporter periplasmic adaptor subunit, translated as MRSTTSTLMLIKKTAIAVSLAVGSIVISGCDTNEVAKEISQPTIRPALTEIVSPSANAQLRFNGVVRSAQRADLAFRMSGRVISVLVDEGQQVKKGQLLAQLDPRDAQTALESARVEYKNSKAEYTRGKAIYEKSQAIAKSDLDTLTTRHQLAKNRLDEAQRQLEYTQLHAPFDGVIGKKMIDNHVQIQANSPVLTVHNVDDLEVLINIPDSVMLGDLKGSKALAQISALRNETFPLVLSTYGTQADPITQTYPVVLTFEDLRGFNVLPGMTVKVVPVYSDKQDQASLLITVPLTAVVPDNQGGQFVWVVTQENKVQKRIISAGTLVSNRIVINDGLHTGERIITAGASSLKEGMEVRPYTDTLSSQVEK; from the coding sequence ATGCGTTCTACCACTTCTACATTAATGTTAATTAAAAAAACGGCCATCGCTGTAAGTCTTGCTGTTGGCTCCATAGTAATTTCTGGTTGTGACACTAATGAAGTAGCTAAAGAGATCTCACAACCAACAATTAGACCAGCACTGACTGAGATAGTATCTCCTAGTGCTAACGCACAACTGCGTTTTAATGGCGTAGTTCGTTCAGCACAACGCGCAGATTTAGCTTTTAGAATGAGCGGTCGTGTGATCAGTGTGTTGGTTGATGAAGGTCAACAAGTTAAAAAAGGACAACTATTAGCTCAACTTGATCCTCGTGATGCACAAACAGCACTAGAATCTGCTCGTGTTGAATACAAAAACAGTAAAGCTGAATACACTCGTGGCAAAGCCATTTATGAAAAAAGCCAAGCGATAGCAAAAAGTGATTTAGATACCTTAACCACTCGTCATCAACTAGCCAAAAATCGTTTAGATGAAGCACAACGCCAGCTTGAATATACGCAGTTGCATGCACCATTTGATGGTGTAATTGGCAAAAAAATGATTGATAATCACGTCCAAATTCAAGCGAATAGTCCAGTATTAACGGTTCATAATGTTGATGATTTAGAAGTACTCATCAATATTCCTGATAGCGTAATGTTAGGGGATTTAAAAGGCTCGAAAGCACTGGCTCAAATCAGTGCACTTCGTAATGAAACCTTCCCTCTTGTGCTTAGCACTTATGGAACGCAAGCGGATCCAATTACACAAACTTACCCTGTGGTTCTTACATTTGAAGATCTTCGTGGCTTCAATGTACTTCCAGGCATGACCGTTAAAGTCGTACCTGTTTATTCAGATAAACAAGATCAAGCGTCATTACTCATTACTGTACCATTAACAGCGGTTGTACCGGACAACCAAGGTGGTCAATTTGTATGGGTTGTAACTCAAGAGAATAAAGTTCAAAAACGCATTATTAGCGCAGGTACCTTAGTATCAAATCGAATTGTCATTAATGATGGTTTGCATACTGGTGAGCGTATTATTACTGCAGGAGCTTCTAGCTTAAAAGAAGGCATGGAAGTGAGACCATATACCGACACACTTTCTTCACAGGTTGAGAAATAA
- the galK gene encoding galactokinase has product MTNLIKNVKDAFNSVLSYAPTHIVQAPGRVNLIGEHTDYNDGFVLPCAINYQTVVAAAKRDDNIVRVVSVDYGNETDEFDITQEITFQENKMWSNYIRGVVKCLIGRGYEFKGADISVSGNVPQGAGLSSSAALEVVIGQTFKELYNLNISQAEIALNGQQAENEFVGCNCGIMDQMISAEGNENHAMLLDCRSLETTAVSMPEDMSVVIINSNKKRGLVDSEYNTRREQCEEAARIFGVKALRDVTIEEFNAKAHELDEMVAKRARHVITENDRTEEAAKVLASGDMKRMAVLMAESHASMRDDFEITVSEVDTLVDIVKNVIGAEGGVRMTGGGFGGCIVALVPPMLVDEVKAAVEELYEAKTGLKESIYVCQATNGAGLVL; this is encoded by the coding sequence ATGACAAACCTAATTAAAAACGTAAAAGACGCATTCAACTCAGTACTTTCTTACGCACCAACGCACATTGTCCAAGCGCCGGGTCGTGTAAATTTAATTGGTGAACACACCGATTATAATGACGGTTTCGTATTACCTTGTGCGATCAATTATCAAACGGTAGTGGCAGCGGCAAAGCGTGATGACAACATCGTTCGCGTGGTGTCGGTTGATTATGGTAATGAAACGGATGAGTTTGATATTACCCAAGAGATCACTTTCCAAGAAAACAAAATGTGGTCGAATTACATTCGAGGCGTAGTGAAATGTTTAATTGGTCGTGGCTATGAGTTTAAAGGTGCGGATATTTCGGTATCGGGTAACGTACCTCAAGGTGCCGGTCTTAGTTCATCAGCCGCATTAGAAGTCGTTATTGGTCAGACGTTTAAAGAACTGTATAACCTAAACATTAGCCAAGCAGAAATCGCACTGAATGGTCAGCAAGCTGAGAACGAATTTGTTGGTTGTAACTGCGGTATCATGGATCAAATGATCTCAGCAGAAGGCAACGAAAACCACGCGATGTTATTGGATTGTCGTTCATTAGAAACTACTGCGGTATCCATGCCAGAAGACATGTCAGTGGTTATTATTAACTCAAATAAAAAACGTGGATTAGTGGATTCGGAATACAACACTCGTCGCGAGCAATGTGAAGAAGCGGCTCGTATCTTTGGTGTGAAAGCACTGCGTGATGTGACTATCGAAGAATTTAACGCAAAAGCACATGAATTGGATGAAATGGTCGCAAAACGTGCGCGCCACGTGATTACAGAAAATGATCGTACCGAAGAAGCGGCAAAAGTGTTAGCGTCAGGGGACATGAAACGCATGGCGGTTTTAATGGCTGAATCTCATGCCTCAATGCGTGATGATTTTGAAATCACGGTTAGTGAAGTGGACACCTTGGTTGATATCGTTAAAAACGTGATTGGCGCAGAAGGTGGTGTACGTATGACAGGTGGTGGTTTTGGTGGATGTATTGTTGCCTTAGTTCCACCTATGTTAGTGGATGAAGTGAAAGCGGCCGTTGAAGAATTATATGAAGCGAAAACAGGCTTAAAAGAATCCATTTATGTTTGCCAAGCAACCAATGGTGCCGGTCTGGTTTTATAA
- a CDS encoding tRNA-binding protein yields METIAYGDFAKLDIRVGKITEVKRHENADKLYIVQIDVGERSLQTVTSLVPYYTEEELMNKQVVVLCNLAKAKMRGETSECMLLCAETDDESESVLLTPERMMSTGVKIV; encoded by the coding sequence ATGGAAACAATAGCATACGGTGATTTTGCTAAATTAGATATTCGCGTAGGAAAGATCACAGAAGTAAAACGTCATGAAAACGCAGATAAACTATATATCGTTCAGATTGATGTTGGTGAGAGAAGTTTACAAACAGTAACAAGCCTTGTTCCATACTATACAGAAGAAGAGCTGATGAATAAGCAAGTTGTTGTGCTTTGTAATTTAGCAAAAGCAAAAATGCGTGGTGAAACTTCAGAATGTATGCTGTTATGTGCTGAAACCGACGATGAATCTGAAAGCGTGTTATTGACTCCTGAACGTATGATGTCAACAGGAGTCAAAATCGTTTAA